A region of the Clostridiales bacterium genome:
TTAAATGCGGGCTTGAGGGTTTTAATAGAGTATAATAATAAAAAATACGGTTGACAGCTTTATGCGTTAAAATTTGCCAAAAGAGTAAATTTGGTCGGTCGTTTTTGGTTAAAAGCCTTGTATAATAACGATATTGTTTATTTTTATAATAAAGTTTAACATTTAATAACCGTTAACAGAAAAAAGCCAATTCTTTTTAGGCGATTTCCACATTAAAAAATACCGCTTGTTTTTGCGGTATTTTTGATATTTTTTCTTACATTATATATTAAATTCTTCTTTTTATGTTCACCGCAAAGATTCCGCAAATAATGCCCATAACCGCGCCCGCGATTAAGTCAAATAATATATTCCAGCCAAAAGTGAATTTGCCGTCCATAAGCGAAAATATTAAAAACGCCGCCACGATATAAATGATACCCAATATTAAGCCTTTTTTCCAGCCGTTGGACTTTTCTTTGAAAGCTATAATACTTGCAACAAGCAAAGACACCGCTTTGATTATTTGGTTGATTACGGCTATAACCGTGTCCGACACATCCACAAAAGTTATCACAAGCGCCATCGCCAGTATCAAAATTAAGCTGATTATTAGCGCGATTGTAAGTCCTTTCAAGACTTCCAAATACATATTGGACTTTTCGGCGGGTTTGGATTTTTCTTTTTTTAGACTAAAACTCATAAATTTCACCCTGCATATTAATTATTTATTATAAAATATGCGCCAAAAGCGTTGAATATGATAAATAAAAAATTCCCTTTTGGGCATGCCTGAAATAAGCCTTTGTTTTTGGCGGCTTGCATTAAAAAATATACCGAACATAAAATTTTGGCTTGCCAAGGCGCACAAGGGCAAAAGGCGATAACGGCGGGAAAATATCTTTAACATAAGTTTTGGGGGCTTGCCCAAAAAGTTTTAACTTGCTTCCTGGACGTGAAAAATCTTGCCCAGCTAATATTCTTCTGTCAAAATCTAACTTGCTTTTTTGGCGCGAAAGGCGTCAAAATCTTACCTGTTATTCTCTTGCCAAAGTCTAGCTTGCTTTTTGGGCGCGGGAGGTATGGCAGACCAAATAAATGACTTGATAGGTTTTGGATATTTCGTTAAGGATGTTTTTGGCGCGCTCTAGGTTTTGGTCGTCCAAATTCACAAAAGGGTCGTCAAAGATTAAAAACGGCTTTTGGTTTTCAAACATAGCGTCAACCAGCGCAAGCCGCGTGCAAAGACCGACCATGTCTTTATACCCTTCGGAAAAATAGTCAAGCTCTTTCTTTTGGCCGCTTTTTTCTATCTTGACTTTCAAATCGGTGTCTATGCTGAAGCTCTCTTTGGCGCTAAACCTGTTTATATATTTGGAACAGCT
Encoded here:
- a CDS encoding TIGR04086 family membrane protein codes for the protein MSFSLKKEKSKPAEKSNMYLEVLKGLTIALIISLILILAMALVITFVDVSDTVIAVINQIIKAVSLLVASIIAFKEKSNGWKKGLILGIIYIVAAFLIFSLMDGKFTFGWNILFDLIAGAVMGIICGIFAVNIKRRI